The following nucleotide sequence is from Roseovarius indicus.
GCGATCTTCATCATGCTACAGCTTGGAAAACGCATCAGGGATTTCGGGGCGTATTTTCACAGTATCACCCTGGGTCAAAGGCAAAACCAATTTGATCCACTAGCTTTGATCAAGCGACTGTCCGAAACCAATGAGCGAATTGTCTAATGTCCACCGCGGTGGACTTCAAACGGGAAGCGGCGCTTATGGCAGCCACAACTGTCCAAACGCACCTAGCGGCGCGTGGTGGTTGTTCAGTTTACCTCAGACCAGCACTTGTCCACCGCGGTGGACAAGTGCCACACGAGCGACCCTTGATGGAAATCTCGCCACCCATGAAAGAAATCGGCGGTCAGGCATTACACCCTAAATCCCTAGAGTTATTGTGGGAGGTCGCCATCTCCAAACAGGTTTGGAAAGAGCCGCTCTCGATAATCCAACGGAAACGCCAATCGAACAGGCGTTTTCGGCGAGGCGGAAGTCAGGTATCCAGCGGCGGTCAGTTTACTCAGCGTGTTGCGAGCCGTACGCTCGGACGTCTTGAGCACAATCTGCGCGTCGCCACGTTCCAGTGCGCCATGCCGAAGAACCGCCGAGATCAGTTCCGGTGCGCGCTTGTCATCGATGGTATCTGCAATAAGACGACGATACCGCTGGTCCAATCCGCCGAGATCGAACAATCTTGCTGAGAAAGTGATCTGGTCGAGCGTCACCTTTAGGAACCATTCACTGAACGTCTTCAGTGCCGCTTCTGACAGGTTCCCACGTCCGTCGCGGTCTCCGCGGCGTGGGCTGTCAGCCAGATCCATCATCCGTTTGTACTCGCCCCGATCGATTAGCCCGCGGGCCAGCCCACGTGATGCAGACCAGAGCCCTTGGCCACCAATGCCGGCTGTGAGGGCCATGGCATGAGACATCAGTCTGCTGACACGGCCGTTACCATCCGGGAAAGGGTGGATGTAGTTCAGCCGGTGATGCGCAGACGCGATTGCAATGATCCGTCCACTCGAAGACCGCGCCGCAATCTGAAACCGTTTGTCAAAGTGATCCATGAATGCCGCGACCCGTGACGATGACGGAGGTAGGTGGCGCCCGACCGCAACTTCCCGATCGTCATCCTGACGCATGCGTCCTGGAACGAAGGGCTCTTGTGTTCCGTCGGGATGTTCGACGACCCGAAACTCATCAGGCATCTCGTCGTAGAAGCTTTTATGGACCCAAGTCAGGAATTCCACAGATGTGGGGCGGGGCAGGGTGCCTATGCGATGCATCTCGTCGATGGCCCGTTGAACGATGACGTGCGCCCGGGCCTCAAGGGCGAGAGGGCGGGTTTCTTCCTCAAGCTCGGCGCCAGCCAGCGCCCTTTCGATGTCGCGGGGGCGTGTGTTGTGTCCTTCGATCAGGTTGGAGTAGTAGCAGTTCATCACGCGGACGAGATCGGCAAGCTCGGCGGCGCTGTCAGGATGCAGCCCCTGTCCGAGCCCGGTGGCTTCCCTCTGGATGTCGACCGAAAGGTCTGCCAATTCTGTGGGAATTTGCTCCGCGAAGAAGCAGGGTTCGATCCTGGCGGGTGTTTCCAGCATTTTTGCCGATCTTCCATGTTTGCAAAGTAGTTGAAAAACATACACATTTTGGAGCCGAAGGCAAGGTTTTGCCGATGTGCGTTGCCGACCTTGTATGCCGATCTAAAATTGCTGCATGAAATCAATGGTTTCGGTAGATGCGCCAGAACAGAACCCTCTGTTGAGGACTCGTTGGTTTAAGAAAGTCAGAGCCTGTCTTGCCTGTTGAAGGGCATTCCCAAGGCTTCAGTCAGACCGAAGAACCTTGCCCGGTTGCCAGTTGACGCGGCCGGTGCGGGTGTCCGCGACGACAACCACTGGGCGCAGATCGCGACCACAGCGCTGGTTGTCACCTTACAAGCATTGCGCTGGCGAAGTGGCGTCTCCGGGTGGGAATCTGCGGGGAATGGTTGAGAAGGCCGGGGCGGGGGAGCTGCATCTGGAGCGCAGCTTCTATGGCAGGCTCAGCGGGCAGGCGGTATGATAGCGCGGGGGCTCAAAGACCGGCGGCCTTGGTTAGGTTCACCCGGAACCGGTCGCGTCGGCGCTGGTAGCGGCGGGTCATCTCGGCCGAGGCGTGACCAAGCTGCTTCTGGACGTAGCGTTCATCAACCTCTGCCGAACTGGCGAGGCCGGCGCGCAGCGAGTGACCGGAGAACAGCGCCAGGCGGTCTTTCTCAGGCAGCTCGGACCGGATGCCTGCATCGAGGACCGTGCGCTTGATCAGGCGGGCGACATGCTTGTCCGAGAGCCGGGTTTCGAGGGCGCGTTTCCCGTCGCGCGACGTCCGCACAAAGACCGGCCCAAAATCGATCTTCGCGAAGTGGAGCCATTGCTCGAGCGCATTGACCGGGCAGGTCTGGTCGCTGGACCCTCGGCCGATCTCGACCTCACGCCAGCCGGTCTTGGCGTTGAGCGTCAGCGCGGCGCCTTCGTCGAGGATCTCGATCCAGCCACCGCTGTCCGGGGTGTCGTCCTTGTGGACGTCAAGGCTGACGATCTCGGAGCGCCGGAGCCCGCCGGCGTAGCCGATCAGCAGGATCGCCCTGTCCCGGAGACCGCGGAGATCGACGGGCAGAGTGGCCACCATCGCGAGGATGTCCTCGGCCAGGATTGCCGCTTTCTGCACAGGCGGGCGCGCGTGCTTTCGCTTGATCCCGGCCAGCACCGTCGCGATGTGGCGGTTCTTGCGATCGAGGACGAAGCCCCGTTGCGCATAGTTCCAGGCGAGGCCCGACAGGCGACGCTCGATCGTCGAGACCGACAGGGGTCGGGACGCCGACTGCGAAGGGGATCCACCTGTTGGTGCGGCCAGGTCGGTCAGATAAAGGCCGATCATCTCGGGAGAGGGGGGCAGGGGGTCCGTGCCTTTCAGCCTGCACCAGCGTGCGAAGTGCTTCCAGTCGGCGGCATAGGCCTTGTTGGTGTTCTCGGCCGTCGAGGCCTTGGCGTAGTCGCGGGCTGTATCGACCAGCCGATCGAGCGTGCCGGAGCCCGCGATATGGGCGGGCAGAGCGATCCCATCGCCACTTGCAGACTCTCTCTCGTCGCGCTCGTCACCGTGCGGCGCTTCATGGGGCGCTGAGCTCGAAATCCCAGCCTTAGAGGCTGATTTTGTACTGTTGTTTGTGAGACTGCGGGCCATTTTCGCAGCCTACATTTTTACGTCCGATAAGGCAACCTTATTGGACATGACTTGGACCGGTAAGGCGGGGCGGTTGTTGCGCTATTTTCTGGCGGAAAGCGCCGCGCCAATGTAGGCTTCGGGCATGACATTTGCCCGGCCGGATCATATCAGCGACGTCGACACGTTACCCCGGATGCCCACCTGGGTCACCTTCGCACGTGTTGAAACCCCTGAAGATGTTGCGTTTTTGTCGGGCGCGGCGCTGAACCACCTGCATGTTGTGCTGGGGCACGAGGAGGTGCCCCAAGCCTTGTTGCGGGATCGGCTCGCGCTGCGTGCGGCCGAGGCCTGTATGGTGTTTTCGGGGCGCCCTGAGCGGGCAGGGGAGCTACGCGACGCGGTGCACCTGCTGCGTCCCGGCGATCTACCGGGACCGGCCGGTGAAACCTGCCTCGCCTGGCGGCGTGCGGTGGAGCTGCCGGTGTCGATCAAGGCTTTGGGTCGAGCCTTGCCGGCCTCCAAGCTGGGCCAGATTGCCGCGTGGCTCGATGCGGGAAAGGGGGCACCGGTGACTCGTACCGCGATGGTGCTGGAGGCGGTGCTGACGGAGGCGCCGCGCGCTGACGTAGCTTCGCTGGTCCTCGCGGATGCGGCTCTCGCCCAAACATTCGGTTGGGATCATCTCGTGCCGTTGTTGGCCGCGGGTCTGAAACATGCCGACCTGCGCAAGCAGGGCGACGATTTGCGTCTCGCCTGTCATCGGGCACTCATCTTATCGGCGGTCGAGGCTGTGCGTCTCTCCGCCGACCTCGCGCGTCGGGCGGCACACCTAAAGGCCGTTGCGCCAAAGCTTCGCGCCAAGGGAGCGGATGCCGCTGTCGAGATGTTCCTCACCTGCGATGCCGTGGCACCTTTGGCCTTGCCCTTGCCGGATCGCGCCGCGCGGCGGCTTTGCGACCGGTTGGTCGATCTCGGCGCGGTGCGCGAGCTAACCGGGCGAGACACTTTCCGGCTCTACGGGGTGTAGCGATGGCGAAGGATCGTTCAGAGCCGGACCTGGACCGTGAGTTGGCCGACCTGCCGCCTGAGCTGCGCTGGCGGGAATGGATGCGCCGGATCGAGGCGGTGCTCTTTGCGTCGGCCTCGCCAGTGCCGCGCGAGGACCTGGTCCGCGTGGTGGGGCAGGGGGCCTCGGTCGATCTGCTGGTAGAGGACCTTGCCGCCGATCTGGAGGGGCGGGCTTTTGAAGTTGCGCAGGTCGCTGGCGGTTGGATGTTCCGGACCCGGGCGGCCTACGCCCCCGCAATCCGCGCGGCGGCAGATGTCGGGGATCAACTGCTGGACCTGAGCGAATTCGACGTCGCGGTCCTAGCAGCCATCGCCTATCACCAGCCGATCACCCGCGACGGGTTGAAGGACATCTTCGGCAAGGAGATCAGCCGTGACCTGATCGGACGGCTGCATGCCCGCGACTTGATCGGGACCGGGCCAAGGTCGCCGCGCCGCGGTGCGCCCTACACCTTTGTGACGACCGAGCAGTTCCTTGTTGCATTTGATCTGGAGACTCTCGCGGATCTGCCAGAGCGGGAGCAGTTGGAGGACGCAGGTCTGGATGGCGGGTCATAGGAATGGTTGCGGGCTGGCGATCCCCGTATTGGCCAAACGGTGAGGCATGTCGTGGACATTTCGTGACGCTCTCAGTCGTGACTTGTTGAGAGAACTCAGGCTTCGATCCTGAGCCCTCTGAACAGAGTTTCCCAAGGGGCCCCATCCTCGGTCATCGCGCCCGGTTCCAGGTTTGCTATGTTCTCGTCGATGACTGCGTTGTGGTAGTTCTTGAGCCAGCTGTATTTGCGCCGCACCGTCGCGTTGGGACTGTCGGCGAGACCGCTCTCCACCAACGTTTTGTGCCTACCCAGAAACTCGATCCAGCCGGCGTATTCGCCGTCGAGCTCGCTGAGAGTCCGATTCAAAATGGAGTGAGGCTTTTCAAGCCCTTGCGAGTAGCCTTGTCATGCGCCTGATATGCGCGATGATAATCCAGGCTTCGGCACTCTCGATGGTTTTCTCCCAATCCTTTGCCAGGCGGCGGCATTTGCCGAGCCAAGCGAAGGTGCGCTCGACCACCCATCTTCGGGGCAAGACCTCGAACCCAACGGTCGTGTCCGAGCGTTTCACGATCTGAATGACCCAGCGGCCGATGCCGGTCAGAGCGTCGCGCAGCTTTGGACCGGCATATCCACCGTCCGCAAACACATGACGCAGTTTCGGAGCCTCCCGGGCCAGTTGACGGAACACTTCAGGCGCACCGTCACGATCCTGAATGCTGGCGGCATGAACGCGCAGCGCGATCAGGTGGCCACAGGTGTCGGTCATGATGTGGCGCTTGCGGCCCTTGATCCGCTTACCGGCATCATAGCCGCTAACCCCGCCGTTTTCAGTGGTTTTCACGCTCTGGCTGTCGATCACACCGGCTGTAGGCGCGCTGGTCCGGCCTTCTGCCCGCCGCGCTGTCGCAACCAGCGTACGGTTGATTTCAGCAAGCAGACCGTTGTTACGCCAACCGTAGAAATAATAACGCACGGTCGAAACAGGCGGAAAATCCTTCGGTAAAAGCGACCATGCGCACCCCGATGCAGCAACATATTGGATTGCGTCCCAGACAAGGCGAAGTTCGACCTCCCGTGGCCTGCCAAGCGGGTTAGCGCCGGGCAGGAGTGGTGCAACAATCTCCCATTCCTCATCTGTTACATCACTTGCATATCGTGGTGCGGTGCGTTCATATCGGTTGCGGGTGAGTTCAGTCCAGGCCATTTCGAGCTCCGTTCAGTTGTGCAACCGAACAGAATCATAACCTGCTGAATTCACCCAACTCATTTCCGATCAGGCTCTGAGACTGGCCCGAAGATAATCGATGTAGTGGAGGCCTGACTCATCCTGGCGCAGGAGGTTGTTCAGGTGACGCTCTTCATCCTCATAGGAATGTCCTTCCCGCCAGAGCGTTTGGTCCTGCCGGTGGCGTTCGATGACATCTTCATGGATCGCAATGCGCGGGAAGATCACCTCGCCTTGGGAGTGGGCAAAACTTGGGGGTCAGGCTGCTGCTCTGCGGTATGCGCCAGTCAATTGCCCATCAAGAACGGCGGCCCGCACGATGGCAACGTGATGCGCGCCCTTGGGTGACCATCTCATGCGTCGGCGTTTTCCCATGCGTGTGTTGCCGATGTCGTCCACGCAGCCTTCAGCACGGGACGAGGAGATCGGAAGATCATTGCGATATCGCCGCCCAAAGTTGGTGTCGCGTAGCCCTTTATTGTGAGATGAGAAATCCAACGAAATCAACGGCGGGAGTGGGCAAAACCTGGGGGTGTCTGGGGAGTGGGCAAAACCTGGGGGTCACGCGGCTCTTTGGTACGCGCCGGTTAGCCGACCGTCGAGAACCGCGGCGCGGACAACGGCCACGCGGTGGGCTCCCTTGGGCGACCATCTCATGCGGCGGCGCTTGCCCATGCGGGTGTTCCCGATGTCGTCCACGCAGCCCTCTGCCCGGGACGAAGAAATCGGAAGACCCGCGCGGTACCGCCGACCATAGTCGGTCAGGCTGTCCATGTTGTTTGCAAGGTATGAGTACAGATCGCGGCACCGGGCTTGCACTCGCCGGGCCGCATCAGTCGCCACGCGGTCATCTGTAGCCAGCCGCGTGCAATCGACCATCAACCATTGGAGACTGGTCGTGGCCGTTAGAACTTTTCCATGCCAAAGGTACCATCGCAGCGTTTCGGCGGGACGTTTGAACAGCACTGGAATGCCGGAGAAGCCCCTGCTCTGCAGCAGGCCCTTTACGGCGTTCTCAACGTGCTGAATGCGCATCGAGATATGCCACCAGTCGAGAATGTGGCGAACCTTTCCACCGACGGCGACGCGCACGAGGTTCGGCAGGGCGGGTTCCCCGTCCGAAATCACCGTGACGGTTTGTTTGTGATCCCAACCGAGAGCCCTCAAGTCCTGGCGAAGCTGGCTGGCAGGTGACAGGACTGCCTGCTGAACAAGGCCGAAGCGGCGGCACTTGTCGTGGCTTTCGATCTTGCCAACCACAACATCGAGGTGTCGCTTCTGGTATTCCGGTCGGCATCGGATATGCGCACCGTCCAGGAAAACCGTCAACGCAGACGCCTCTTCGGCGGCCGAAGGAACTACAGGCTGAGTCTGCTCGCTGTCGCAGATCTCCCGGGAGACTTTGCCCAGACGATTGCGCACCGATGTATTCACCTGCTTCGCGCAAGGCAGGAAGGTTTCCAGGATTCGTGCCGCTTCCCGGAAGGAATGCCGTGCCCCAAGTTCGGCCTGAAGGCGTTGCAGTTCCGGAGTCGACCGGTCCGGAAAAAAATGAGCGAGTGGCGAAAGCGGTCCGCCCAGGACGTCGTCGGATTTTGTATCGCAGGCGCAGCGACGAATGCGCGGCGCCTTGACCTGGAACCTGCCGAAGAGGGTGTCGAGCACCCGAGGCCGATAATCATGTATGGCTCGGACCTCGTCGCAGTCAGGACATATTCTGCTGGCTTCGGAAACTTCCTCGATCTGGTCGAGCAGGATCGCATTCTGTAATTGCCCCAGGATCGTCTTCGCATCTTCGAGTAACAACCCGAACCCCTCAGGCTGCGTGCGTCGAAACGGGCGGGACAAACGGCCGAGAGGATGCCTCTTTGTGGTTCCGTTCTCAAAGGTCGTCTCGACTATAATCCGCACGTCCATGGCAGTTCCCCTCTCAATGAACCACCAACATACACAGACACCCCCAGGTTTTGCCCACTCCCGCCGTTGATTTCGTTGGATTTCTCATCTCACAATAAAGGGCTACGCGACACCAACTTTGGGCGGCGATATCGCAATGATCTTCCGATCTCCTCGT
It contains:
- a CDS encoding Fic family protein translates to MLETPARIEPCFFAEQIPTELADLSVDIQREATGLGQGLHPDSAAELADLVRVMNCYYSNLIEGHNTRPRDIERALAGAELEEETRPLALEARAHVIVQRAIDEMHRIGTLPRPTSVEFLTWVHKSFYDEMPDEFRVVEHPDGTQEPFVPGRMRQDDDREVAVGRHLPPSSSRVAAFMDHFDKRFQIAARSSSGRIIAIASAHHRLNYIHPFPDGNGRVSRLMSHAMALTAGIGGQGLWSASRGLARGLIDRGEYKRMMDLADSPRRGDRDGRGNLSEAALKTFSEWFLKVTLDQITFSARLFDLGGLDQRYRRLIADTIDDKRAPELISAVLRHGALERGDAQIVLKTSERTARNTLSKLTAAGYLTSASPKTPVRLAFPLDYRERLFPNLFGDGDLPQ
- a CDS encoding tyrosine-type recombinase/integrase encodes the protein MARSLTNNSTKSASKAGISSSAPHEAPHGDERDERESASGDGIALPAHIAGSGTLDRLVDTARDYAKASTAENTNKAYAADWKHFARWCRLKGTDPLPPSPEMIGLYLTDLAAPTGGSPSQSASRPLSVSTIERRLSGLAWNYAQRGFVLDRKNRHIATVLAGIKRKHARPPVQKAAILAEDILAMVATLPVDLRGLRDRAILLIGYAGGLRRSEIVSLDVHKDDTPDSGGWIEILDEGAALTLNAKTGWREVEIGRGSSDQTCPVNALEQWLHFAKIDFGPVFVRTSRDGKRALETRLSDKHVARLIKRTVLDAGIRSELPEKDRLALFSGHSLRAGLASSAEVDERYVQKQLGHASAEMTRRYQRRRDRFRVNLTKAAGL
- a CDS encoding DUF1403 family protein, translating into MTFARPDHISDVDTLPRMPTWVTFARVETPEDVAFLSGAALNHLHVVLGHEEVPQALLRDRLALRAAEACMVFSGRPERAGELRDAVHLLRPGDLPGPAGETCLAWRRAVELPVSIKALGRALPASKLGQIAAWLDAGKGAPVTRTAMVLEAVLTEAPRADVASLVLADAALAQTFGWDHLVPLLAAGLKHADLRKQGDDLRLACHRALILSAVEAVRLSADLARRAAHLKAVAPKLRAKGADAAVEMFLTCDAVAPLALPLPDRAARRLCDRLVDLGAVRELTGRDTFRLYGV
- the scpB gene encoding SMC-Scp complex subunit ScpB encodes the protein MAKDRSEPDLDRELADLPPELRWREWMRRIEAVLFASASPVPREDLVRVVGQGASVDLLVEDLAADLEGRAFEVAQVAGGWMFRTRAAYAPAIRAAADVGDQLLDLSEFDVAVLAAIAYHQPITRDGLKDIFGKEISRDLIGRLHARDLIGTGPRSPRRGAPYTFVTTEQFLVAFDLETLADLPEREQLEDAGLDGGS
- a CDS encoding IS5 family transposase encodes the protein MAWTELTRNRYERTAPRYASDVTDEEWEIVAPLLPGANPLGRPREVELRLVWDAIQYVAASGCAWSLLPKDFPPVSTVRYYFYGWRNNGLLAEINRTLVATARRAEGRTSAPTAGVIDSQSVKTTENGGVSGYDAGKRIKGRKRHIMTDTCGHLIALRVHAASIQDRDGAPEVFRQLAREAPKLRHVFADGGYAGPKLRDALTGIGRWVIQIVKRSDTTVGFEVLPRRWVVERTFAWLGKCRRLAKDWEKTIESAEAWIIIAHIRRMTRLLARA
- a CDS encoding ISKra4 family transposase; translated protein: MDVRIIVETTFENGTTKRHPLGRLSRPFRRTQPEGFGLLLEDAKTILGQLQNAILLDQIEEVSEASRICPDCDEVRAIHDYRPRVLDTLFGRFQVKAPRIRRCACDTKSDDVLGGPLSPLAHFFPDRSTPELQRLQAELGARHSFREAARILETFLPCAKQVNTSVRNRLGKVSREICDSEQTQPVVPSAAEEASALTVFLDGAHIRCRPEYQKRHLDVVVGKIESHDKCRRFGLVQQAVLSPASQLRQDLRALGWDHKQTVTVISDGEPALPNLVRVAVGGKVRHILDWWHISMRIQHVENAVKGLLQSRGFSGIPVLFKRPAETLRWYLWHGKVLTATTSLQWLMVDCTRLATDDRVATDAARRVQARCRDLYSYLANNMDSLTDYGRRYRAGLPISSSRAEGCVDDIGNTRMGKRRRMRWSPKGAHRVAVVRAAVLDGRLTGAYQRAA